Proteins found in one Gimesia chilikensis genomic segment:
- a CDS encoding sigma-70 family RNA polymerase sigma factor: MQKTARRRSSSAVQNPLETYLKEINETALLSAEEERELSNRIEHGDKEARDRMVRANLRLVVNIARAYSGKGLPLQDLIEEGNLGLLRAVEGFDPDMGTRFSTYASYWIKQSIKRALVNSAKTIRIPAYMVELLTKWRRATAQLQDTLDRTPTTEEVARELDLPPKKLKIVKKAIQLYNSSPQSEQQDAGWSLGEMIPDDRLKGPDDELVENDNLKHVFRLLKEIPDREANILRMRFGLDGEEPKTLKEIGQALGLTRERVRQIESEALKKLAKEISGE; the protein is encoded by the coding sequence ATGCAGAAAACTGCTCGACGGCGTTCCTCTTCAGCCGTACAGAATCCATTAGAAACATATCTTAAAGAGATCAATGAAACCGCCCTGCTCTCTGCCGAAGAAGAGCGAGAGCTGTCGAATCGCATCGAACATGGTGATAAAGAAGCACGCGACCGGATGGTTCGTGCGAACCTGCGACTGGTGGTGAATATTGCTCGTGCTTATTCCGGCAAAGGCCTGCCACTCCAGGACCTGATCGAAGAGGGCAACCTGGGGCTCCTGCGGGCAGTCGAAGGCTTCGACCCGGATATGGGGACCCGTTTCAGTACCTATGCCAGTTACTGGATCAAGCAGTCAATCAAACGGGCCCTGGTCAATTCTGCGAAAACGATCCGTATTCCTGCTTACATGGTCGAACTGTTGACCAAGTGGCGGCGGGCAACTGCCCAGCTTCAGGATACTTTGGACCGTACTCCGACGACTGAGGAAGTTGCGCGTGAACTGGATCTTCCTCCCAAGAAACTGAAAATCGTCAAGAAAGCAATTCAGCTTTACAATTCCTCGCCGCAGTCAGAACAACAGGACGCCGGCTGGTCATTGGGAGAAATGATTCCCGATGACCGTCTCAAGGGGCCCGACGATGAACTGGTCGAAAATGACAACCTCAAACATGTTTTCAGGCTGTTGAAGGAAATTCCAGATCGCGAAGCCAACATTCTGCGGATGCGGTTTGGGCTCGATGGTGAGGAACCGAAGACCCTCAAAGAGATTGGGCAGGCACTGGGACTGACGCGAGAGCGAGTCCGTCAGATTGAGAGTGAAGCTCTCAAAAAACTGGCCAAGGAAATCAGTGGCGAGTAA